A genomic region of Venturia canescens isolate UGA chromosome 7, ASM1945775v1, whole genome shotgun sequence contains the following coding sequences:
- the HSPC300 gene encoding probable protein BRICK1-B — protein sequence MNKMSGIHREAIQKQIQQDWANREYIEVITGSIKKITDFLNSFDMSCRSRLAVLNEKLTTLERRIEYLEACVTKGETLT from the exons ATGAATAAAATGTCTGGAATCCATCGTGAAGCGATACAAAAGCAAATTCAACAGGATTGGGCGAATCGAGAATACATCGAAGTTATTACTgggagtattaaaaaaatcacagaTTTCCTCAACTCCTTCG ATATGTCTTGCCGATCAAGATTAGCTGTTCTGAACGAGAAACTTACCACACTGGAAAGAAGAATCGAATACCTAGAAGCTTGT GTGACGAAAGGAGAGACGCTAACTTAG
- the ND-B14.7 gene encoding uncharacterized protein ND-B14.7: MLFLNKPRYYDTPEGQAPFEKIVACAKKAIVAGVFIGGLDCVWHTDAKNFGEVVNCMSYWVVPMVGMASTWASVTYISTKVRGKDDWVNYVVGAAACAPIIHAWKKTHSYTIWGTTIAMIAARAAKDKADNGWEIAPEVRHNYGLYLTDFSLTEPGDKDFRSPYKFGL, from the exons ATGTTGTTCCTCAACAAACCCCGCTACTATGATACCCCGGAGGGTCAGGCgccgtttgaaaaaattgtggcTTGTGCAAAAAAAGCTATTGTCGCTGGAGTGTTCATAGGTGGCCTCGACTGTGTTTGGCATACAGATGCCAAGAACTTTGGTGAAGTAGTGAACTGTATGAGTTATTGGGTAGTTCCAATGGTTGGAATGGCTTCGACTTGGGCATCTGTTACATATATTTCGACCAAAGTTCGTGGGAAAGATGATTGGGTCAACTACGTTGTCGGAG CTGCGGCTTGTGCTCCAATTATACATGCCTGGAAAAAAACTCATTCTTATACCATTTGGGGAACAACAATAGCAATGATTGCAGCTCGTGCTGCTAAAGACAAAGCAGACAATGGATGGGAAATAGCTCCTGAGGTGCGTCATAACTATGGATTATACCTAACAGATTTCTCGCTCACCGAACCCGGTGACAAAGATTTCAGATCCCCCTACAAATTCGGCCTTTGA